One Littorina saxatilis isolate snail1 linkage group LG14, US_GU_Lsax_2.0, whole genome shotgun sequence genomic region harbors:
- the LOC138947448 gene encoding KAT8 regulatory NSL complex subunit 2-like: protein MMRGKAALLSNLKARGAGTEGHVCAYSHRSCTQRRLDGYEFCMKHILEDKNSPYKQCTYTAPRTNRRCSNAAPKFDRSDRKDGRFCSEHHKRMVISRQRARRLRRPKETAETLLGELAASNNTALDTSADAKRLRRSDSMASKALEYASSSDSDMETPSVDQAWRRDNDSEAESIDSDQEDPLKHAGVYSQEEAALLLRDKLIRLQSLYIEQFKRLQHVLREKRRKFLHTYKQEREKLGPIQAYRQESSQRRKYERLQSMKRYHKFFGKEALLHQKCNNRRIAVAEGVNHRPPTFSRCIAATPDGRCNKRVVPASKFCMGHILKDPHQVLFEPCAFRNGQCREAVFSLDEVSVCRRHYAAAAAPSFTASASQTEDPTEVKKELADTETPADRPTTTSSHEPMATESNSYPALSTNQALGFLSPESHFDQDVTMATESGGLGGSVGGEDRLNSSGEGNLDIGDLDLSMGPDELIRLVDAELFQ from the exons ATGATGCGAGGAAAAGCAGCGCTGCTGAGCAACCTGAAGGCACGAGGCGCTGGCACGGAGGGCCATGTGTGTGCCTACAGTCATCGGTCGTGCACCCAGCGGCGTTTGGACGGCTACGAGTTCTGCATGAAGCACATTCTGGAGGACAAGAACAGCCCCTACAAACAGTGCACGTACACCGCACCTAGGACGAACCGGCGTTGCTCCAACGCTGCGCCCAAGTTCGACCGCTCTGACCGCAAGGATGG CAGGTTTTGCTCAGAGCATCACAAGCGCATGGTGATCTCTCGACAGCGAGCGAGAAGACTGCGACGCCCGAAGGAGACAGCCGAGACGTTGCTAGGGGAGTTAGCGGCCTCCAACAACACGGCCCTGGATACGTCTGCAGACGCCAAGCGTCTCCGTCGCTCTGATAGCATGGCCAGCAAGGCGCTTG AGTACGCCAGTTCCAGTGACTCGGACATGGAGACGCCGTCAGTGGATCAGGCGTGGAGACGCGACAATGACAGCGAGGCCGAGAGTATCGACAGCGATCAGGAGGATCCGCTCAA ACATGCAGGCGTCTACAGTCAGGAGGAAGCGGCCTTGTTGCTGCGTGACAAACTGATACGTCTGCAGTCCCTCTACATCGAGCAGTTCAAACGACTGCAGCACGTGCTGAGAGAGAAGCGACGCAAGTTTCTACACACCTACAAGCAGGAGAGAGAAAAACTGG GGCCGATCCAAGCATACAGACAGGAATCTTCACAACGGAGGAAGTATGAAAGACTGCAATCCATGAAACGCTATCACAAGTTCTTTGGCAAG GAAGCCTTGCTGCACCAGAAGTGTAACAACCGTCGCATCGCGGTGGCGGAGGGGGTCAACCATCGCCCGCCGACCTTCTCCCGCTGCATAGCCGCCACGCCTGATGGTCGCTGCAACAAGCGTGTGGTGCCCGCCTCCAAGTTCTGCATGGGGC ACATTCTGAAGGACCCGCACCAGGTGTTGTTTGAGCCTTGTGCGTTCCGTAACGGCCAGTGCAGGGAGGCTGTCTTCAGCCTGGATGAGGTGTCGGTTTGTCGCCGGCACtacgctgctgctgctgccccCTCCTTCACTGCTTCTGCCTCACAG ACGGAGGACCCCACAGAAGTGAAGAAGGAGCTGGCAGACACAGAAACCCCAGCAGACCGTCCAACCACAACATCCAGCCACGAACCCATGGCAACAGAGTCGAACTCCTACCCCGCCTTGTCAACCAATCAGGCCTTGGGCTTCCTGTCACCAGAATCTCATTTTGACCAGGACGTCACCATGGCAACAGAAAGCGGGGGTCTCGGTGGCTCAGTGGGTGGAGAAGATAGACTCAACTCATCCGGCGAGGGCAACTTGGACATCGGAGATCTGGACCTCAGTATGGGGCCTGACGAGTTGATTCGTTTAGTGGACGCTGAGCTGTTTCAATGA